In Ignavibacteria bacterium, the genomic stretch GACGCTGTTATCAAACGTTTGCATAAATGCGCCGCGACCGGTTTTTACGTCAAGCACAAGCGCATCAATTCCTTCTGCAAGTTTTTTACTCATAATGCTCGCAGAAATCAACGGAATACTTTCCACTGTTGCAGTTACGTCGCGCAAGGCATACATACGTTTATCGGCGGGAGCAATTTCTTTCGTTTGCCCAATCATCACGAGACCGATTTCGCTAATGACATTTTTATATTCCGCAAGCGAAAGATTGACATTGAAACCGGGAATGGATTCGAGTTTATCAAGCGTTCCTCCCGTGTGGCCAAGTCCTCGACCGCTAATCATTGGCACGGGAACACCACACGCCGCAACCATTGGCGCAAGAATGAGCGAAACTTTATCACCAACACCGCCGGTAGAATGTTTATCCACCTTGACTCCGGGAATTTCCGAAAGGTCAACAACAACGCCGCTGTGCAGCATTTGTTCTGTGAGAATTGTTGTTTCCTCGTCATCCATTCCGCTCAGAAGTGTTGCCATCAAAAATGCGGACATTTGGTAATCCGCAATTTTTCCTTCGAGAAAATTTTTGATGAAGAATTCTAATTCGATTCTGCTGAGTTTTATTCCTTCTCGTTTCTTTTTTATGATTTCTACTGGGTTCATAGTTTCGTTTGTTCGTTTGTTGGTCGCTGGTTTGTTCGTTTTGAAATTAACTATCGAGCAAACCAACTAACATTTTTTCACTTGATTCCTCGACCACTTGAATCCTTGAATCCTAACATCGCAAGCATAATTCCCGAAATAGTTTTTCCATCAACAATTTTTTTCTGCTTAATCATTTTCAAAACTTTGTCGAATGGCAACACGAGAAGTTCCATTCCTTCTTCGCCTTCTTCCAGTTTTCTTCCGCCTTTTGCTTTGTGTAAATCTTGAGCGAGGAAAATGTGAAGTTGTTCGCTGCAAAATCCCGGCGTTGTAAAAATCGAAGTCAAATGTTTCCATTTCTTTGCAACATAACCGGTTTCTTCTTCGAGTTCACGTTTTGCGCAGTGAAGTGGTTCTTCATTCTTGAATAACTTTCCTGCGGGAAGTTCGATGATTTCTTGTTGCAACGGATAACGAAATTGTTTTACAAGAATTACTTTTTTATCATTCAACATTGGAACGACAACTGCGCCGCCATTGTGAAAAGCAACCTCCCGAATCGTTTTTGTTCCGCTTGAAATATATTCACATTCGTCTTTTACAATATCAAAGACTACACCGTTGTAAATATTTTTTCGATTGAGAAGTTTGAGGTTTGTCATTTGTTTGTCATTCCCACGAAAGTGGGAATCTACAATTTTTGAAAGTGGTTACCGCTTACGCGGGAATGACATTGATTTTAATTTTTTACCTGCACAATTTGTTGTGTCGGAATTTCGATTCCTTCTCTTCGAAATGCTTCAATTATTTTTTCCCGAAGTTGCGTTTCTGTTTCAAAACGTTTTTGATATTCATTGACAAAACCGACACATTCAAACGTCATTCCGAAATTTCCAAAATCAATTAAACATACATCAGGTTTTGGTTCTTGTACAATATTTTTGTGCGAAGAAAATAACTCGAATAAAGTGCTTTTCACTTTTTGAACATCGGCATTATAGGCAACATTCACGCGGACAATCGCTCGCATCATTTCATTTGGAAAAGAATAATTGACGATTCTGTTTTTAACAAGTTCGGCATTCGGAACGACGATAATATTTTTATCAATATTCAAAATGCGAGTGCTGCGCAAGCCGATTTGCTGAATGTCTCCGATTTCTCCCGATTGCATTTGAATTCTATCGCCAACGTGAAACGGTCTATCAACAAGAATAACAATCCCAGCAATCATATTTGCAATTGTTTCTTGCGCCGCGAGTGCAATTGCCAGCGAACCAACGCCGAGTGAAACAAGCAAACTTCCGATGTTCACGCCAAAATTGTCGAGCAAAATCATTGCTGAACCAAGCATTACGACGATTGTCAAAAACTTTTCAAAGAGAGGCGTAACTGTTTCGGAAATTTTTCCCGAATCACTTTGCAGTTGCTCATCAAAATACCATTCGACAAGCGCGTTGAGAATTTTGAGAACAATGCGTGAAGAAACATAGAGAGATATTACATAAAATCCATTGCGTACAAAGTGAAGAATGCGCGATAGTTCTTCATCGGAAGCAAATCTTCCTTGCAGTTCTGTAATAGCAATGTATGTTCCAAGCAGCAAAAATATCGAAGTGATTTTTTGTTTGAAGAGAACGACAATTTTATCATCGAGCGTAGTTTCCGATTTACTCGTGAAACGCTTTTCGATAAACGTAAGTAAAAATTTTCCGATTTTTCCAATAATAAATCCCGCCGCGATAATAATTGCGGCAAGTAAATATTCATTGGAAAGTATTGTTGCGATAAACATTATTTTTCGTTTGTTGGTTTGTTAGTTAGTTCGTTGGTTAGTTTGGAATTTATGAGCGAACTAACTAACGATTTTATCAATTTCTTTTGCAAGTATAAAATCTTTTTCCGTTAATCCGCCTGCACTGTGTGTGAAAAGCGTGAGCGTAACTTTATTCCAGCGAATATCAATATCGGGATGATGGTCAAATTTTTCCGCGAGGATTGCAACTTGATTGATAAAACCAATTGCTTGAATAAAATCTTTGAACACAAATTGTTTCGTGATTTCATTCTCTGCAAGTTTCCACACGGAAAGTTTTTGTAATTCTATTTGAATTTGAGTTTGTGATAAAAGCATTTTAGTTTATTTGTTTGTCGGTTCGTTCATTCGTTCGTTTTCAAACTGACTAACAAGTAAACGAACTAACGAACAAACGGTTATTAAAAAACCCCTTCAGCTCTTCGCACTTTTCCCATCTTCATTCCCAAAAACCTCTCTCCTACTTCGGAAAATTTTTCGGGAACATCGCTCACGAAAAATAGAATATTCGGTTTGTGTTTGCTCGTATTGCGCAAACCTTTTTCTTCTAAAAGAAGTTTCACTGATTCAGCAGTTGCAACGCCTGAATCAATTAACGTTACGTCTTCGAGAACATTTTGAATTACGTTTTTCAATAATGGATAATGCGTACATCCGAGAACAAGCGTATCAATTTTGTCTTGCTTGAACGAAAACAAATATTCTTTCGCAAGCATTTCCGTTGCTTTGTGTTCGGTAAATCCTTCTTCTGCAAGCGGAACAAACAACGGACAGGATTTTCCAAATACTTTTATCGAATCATCAAGTTGACGAATAGCATTTGTATAAGCATTGCTCGCAATTGTTGCTTTTGTTCCAATTACTCCGATTCTTTTTTTTTTCGTTGAATGAACAGCAGATTTCGCTCCGGGAATGATTACCCCAACAACCGGAACATTCGCTTCTTTTTGAACAACATCAAGCGCAACGGCAGAAACGGTATTACACGCAACAACAATTATTTTCACCTTTTGCGAAACAAGAAATTGTGCATCTTGTTTTGCATAACAACGAACAGTTTCAGGAGATTTTGGACCATACGGAACTCGTGCCGTATCACCAAAGTAAATTATGTTTTCGTGAGGAAGTATGTTGAGAAGCGAATGGACAACAGTTAATCCACCGATACCGGAATCAAAAACGCCGATGGGAAGAAAAGATTTGTCATGCATAAATTCGGCAAGAAATATAGAGAAAGTGGAGGAAAAGAAATGCTTTTGTATGTTCGTTTATTACTGATTTACTATCGCTTACTTAAAAAAATAAATCCACCTCATTGCTAACAGATAAAAATTTTAAGAAGTTAAGAACATCTCACAAATGATTATTTTGTGAGATGTTCTAAATCTTTGAATGGAAATTCTGAAAAATAAATTCGGATTTATTTTAACAAAATCATTTTTTTCAGTGAAGAAAAATTTTCTCCGCTCTCACTGACGGCAACCATTCTGTAAAAATATACCCCACTCTTTATGCTTGCGGCATTAAATTCCAAAGTATATTTGCCAGCAGATAATTTCTTTTCAATAACTGTTGCAATTTTCTCTCCTAACACATCATAAATACAAATTGAAACGTGAGCCAAGTTCGGAATATCAAATTGAATATTCGTTGTTGGGTTAAACGGATTCGGAAAATTCTGATGCAATGCGAAAGTAGTCGGAATTCCTTCAATCTCCGTTACGCTTGTTGTTAAACGATTTCCAAAGTACACAGTATCTACAATTGTTCCCGATAGTATTTGAATTGTATATGTTCCAGGTGAAGTCGGATAAGTTTGTGTCCAACCAGATTGTTGTTGTTCACTTACAATATACTCTCCGTGAAATAATCCGTTAAACATAAACCAACCCTCCGCATCCGTTAAGAGCGAATCTGTTTTTGTTCCGTTTAAACGTATTTTCCAATTAGGTAAAAATGGTTCACCTTCATCGTACGTACCATTTCCGTTGAAGTCATTAAACTTTCTTCCTATAATTTTTCCAAGTTGAAAATTTCCAAAATCTTTTCCGCTGTCAACTGTACCGCTAAACAAATTCAGCGCATACAATCCCGGAGGAGGAGGTAACGTTTGAATCCATTCGTCTTCTTGTTCTTGTCTTAAAAAATATTGACCGGGAGAAAGATTGATGAATTGAAAATTTCCCGATTGATTCGACAGCAGGGTATAAGTTGCAGTGCCGCTTAAGCGAATGATGCGTTGTGAAATTCCATTATCACCGCTATCTCTCATTCCGTTTCCATTATAATCAACAAATGAATACCCGGAAAGTTGGCAAGGAAACGCATTACCAAAATTTCTGCTATATAGTGAATCTCCACTTATGAGCGTAATATTATGTCCTCCACTTCCAACAGGAAAAGTTTGCAGCCATCCGGTTTTTACAAATTCACTAACAACATAATTCCCCGGACGCAAACTGGAAAATATGTATTGACCGTTCACATCAGTGAACATTGAATCAAGCTCGGGTCCGGTAATTTTTACTTTCCACCCAAATAATGGCGCGTCGCTCGTATCTATATTTCCGTTTCCGTTGAAATCGTGGAAAGTAATTCCTGTGATGTTTCCTTTTTTGAAGTTACCAAAATTTTTTCCCTCAATCACTGAGCCGCTTTTTATCGACAGAACATATAATCCCGATGATGGAAGAGAATGATACCAATTATTAGGTCGCAATACCTTTAGGGTGTAATTTCCTGCATGTAATTGTTCAAAAGAAAAATATCCGCTGCTGTCAGAAAACGTAGAATCGTTTTTTGCGCCAACAATAGTTAATTGCCACGACGAAAGAAACGGTTCATCGTTATCGAACTGGGCATTGGCGTTTAAATCATGAAAAACTTTTCCCATAACTTTTCCATACTTAAATAGACCAAAGATATTTTCAACCAAATGTTGGCCGGAAGAAAGTTGCAGTGTATAATTTCCGCTTGACGGATAGGTAACTTCCCATTCGTTCGAAACAAGCGGCGAAATAGTATAGGTACCGGATTCAAGTCCATAAAATAAAAATCTTCCTACGCTGTCGGAAGTTACCGTATCCGCCATTGTTCCGCTCAGTGCTATGCGAATATTTTTAATAGGAGTTTTTTCCGTTGAGTCAAGAATTCCATCTTGATTCCTATCTTCGTACAATGTTCCCGAAATTGTCGCAAGTTGAAAATTTCCAAAATTAAATCCTGTTGTATCAGTTTTATTCGGCAATACAATTTCGTATGCTCCGTTTCCTTCCGGATACGATTGAATCCATCCGTCTTTTTTTACTTCGTTGATTTGATATACTCCGGAAAGGAGATTGTTGAATTTATAGATACCATTCGCATTTGTTTCAACAGTATCATTTGCCGTTCCGGTAACAACAAATTTCCAGTGCTCAATTCCAATTTCATTCGAATCACGAACACCGTTAGAATTTTCATCATTCCATTTTATTCCGGAAATAGAACTTGCTTCAGTATTTCCGAACAACATATTTTCACGATGTTGCCCAATTGAAATCTGAATGATGTATTCTTTCGTTGGCGGAACAGTTTGTATCCATCCATCTTGCGGAATTTCAGAAAGACGATATACGCCAGGTTTCAGATTATCAAAATAAAAATTTCCCAAAGAATCTGTCAGCACAGTATCCGCAGTAAGTTTTCGCAAAACAATTTTCCATCCGCTTAAACCGTTTTCATTGGAATCTTTTATTCCATTTGCATTGGCGTCGTGAAATTTCATTCCGGAAATATGGCTAAATCGCACATTGCCAAAATTTTTCCCTTTCAATGTATCATTGCCGAGCGTACGTAGAACGTGAATCCGCTCATTATCTTCATTGAGAGGAGGAAATGTTTGACTCCAATGAACGTTTTCTTCTTCCTGTATCGTAACAATTCCGGGAAGTATATTTTGAAAAACATAATTTCCTAACGAATCCGTCATTGTCGAATCAATGTCGTATTCCATATCCACGTTGAAGTGTGGACCAAATTGATATACTTTCCAATTTGCAATTCCCGTTTCATTAGAGTCACGATAAGCGTTTCCGTTTTTATCATTAAATACAGTACCGCTCACCATTGCAGAAAACGTAATCCGAAAATCATCAATCGCCCATCCTTCTTCCGTTTCGGATTCATCCGAACCAAATCGAAAACGAAATCGAACACTCGGCTGCAATACCAAGTCATCCAATTTAAATGAAGATTGCACCCATCCGCTGTCTTCAAAATCATAATCAGATGAAGAGTAACCCCAATTTCCATCGCCAATGAATGCTACCGAATCTTCAACATCGTACCAATGCACAGCAGAAGTGTTATTGAACAAACCAAGTGTTGAAAAATTTATACCGTCAATGGAATATTCGAGAACTGCGCCATCATATCCTCCTTCTGTTTGATAGTTATGAAAAAAACTCACTATGGGAGTTTCCGATAGAGAAGAAAAATCAAAAACCGGCGAAAGGATAAATGAGTTTTCCAATTCACGGTACGTTCCCAATGTATCCGTAACCCAACATTTTTTGCCGCTGTACGCTTTTGTAATAAATTCTTTATTCGGATTTCCTCTTGTCCAACTATTTGAAAGAGAAAAAGAAGCAGTACTCCACGCACTCAATGAATCTTCGAACGAATCAGCATACGGAAACGAAGTTATTTTTTTTGTCACGGTAAATTTTTTAAATCCTACATCATTATTCACAGTACTATCGGGCAAATAAAACGAACGAACATACATCGTTTTCTCTCCGATGGAATTTGGTGAAAATGGTGTAACAAATGTCAACGTTGCTGTTGGGGGATTTCCACTCCAAAATGCGTTAAAGTTTTGAAATTGTCCGTCGTTCTGAAATTCAGGAACTGCATTCAGTTTATAAACAAGCCCGATAGTTTGTGGCGGCGTTCCTGTTCCTCCCCACATCAATTTTGTCTGAACAGAAATCGGAACATTGATAAGATACGGTTCCGGGAATAATCGCACGGAAGTAACGGAAACATCAGCAAGCGGTTGTTTTCCGATTTTGATGTTATCAAGAAATAAATTATTTCCAAAATCATTGTATCCAACAAATGCAATGAGAACGTTATTATTTGCAACCGTTGAAGGCAATACAAGTTTTTCTGTTCTCCATTGCGCAGGTCCAGGAATAAAATAATCATCCGTTACAGCAGTTTTCAAACTATCTCCGCCTTTTTTATAAATTCTTGAAAACGTGTTTCCTCCATTCGTAGAAAGCAATACAAAAAGACTATCGCTAAACTGTCCATAACGCGCATATGCAATGTTAAATTTCAACGAATCTCCATTCTGCAAACCCGTGAGAATCGGTGTAAAGAGAGTATCCGTTTCTGTGGAAGCATCGTAATCGTAAAAATTCATAAACGTTGAAGCAATTCCGACACCAAAAGCACTTGCTTCTGTAGAAAGTAACCACGTAATATCACTATCCGGATTGGAAATACTCCATCCTGTAGGAGGAAAGTTTTGGCTCTCAAAATCTTCAAGATAATACGATTTAATAATTTTTTTCTGATTTGTTCCGTAAGAATATTTCTGCTCAAACGAAAATCGTCGAATACCCTTTACATTTTTTTTCTTTACTACTAATGCCGGTTTTTTTCTTGAAGAAAATTTTTCGTTGCTCAGTGTTACAGAAACACTTGAAATGGTAAAGAAAAAAAGTAAAAGCAAAACGAGAATATTATTAATTGATTTCATAGGGTTCTTTTTTAAAAATAAATCAGTATGTAATTTCACTACCGACGAAAAAAAATAGTTCGTGTATCAATGGAAATACGTCAATCTCGATGGTGAGTGGTTATCCAATGTTTTACGTATTGCACAATTTCGTCAGTAGTTGTTCCGGGAGTAAAAATTTTTCCGCATCCTATTTCGGTTAATTTCAAAATATCTTGTTGCGGAATAATTCCGCCACCGAAAAGCAGAACATTATCCATTTTCTTTTCATCCATGAGTTTTTTAATACGAGGAAAAACTGTCATATGCGCGCCACTAAGAATACTGATTCCGATAACGTCAACATCTTCTTGTAACGCTGCCTCAACTATCATTTCGGGAGTTTTTCGTAAGCCGGAATAAATCACTTCCATTCCCGCATCCCGAAGCGCCGCCGCAACAACCTTTGCTCCTCGGTCGTGCCCATCTAATCCAACTTTTGCTATTAACACACGGATTTTTTTTTTCATAACGAAGACTATTTTTTGTTTTGTAAAGAATTATGAAATGGAAAATTGTTGTAATGCAAGAAACACTTTACAAAGCGGAAGCCCAACGACGTTATAAAAATCGCCATTGATTTTTTCGATAAACACTGCACCAATATCGTCTTGGATTCCATAGGCACCCGCTTTGTCGAACGGTTGAATTTTGGTTACGTAAAATTCTATCTCATCGTTTGTAATTTTTCTGAACGTAACTTCTGTTGCTTCAAACGATGTATGCGTGCGATATGATGGTGTATCAAGAATCGTAAATCCTGTATAAACTGTATGAGTATTTCCACTTAATTCTGAAAGCATTTGTTTTGCTTCTACTGAAGATTTCGGTTTGCCAAATGTTTTACCATTCAGACACACAATCGTATCTGCACCAAGAATAATTGCTTGAGAATTTTTTTGCGCAACATTCTTTGCTTTCTGTAATGAAAGTAACTGAACGTTTTCCTGCGGTGTAAGTTGAGAAATTATTTTTTCCTCTGTTTCGCTATTACAAACTGAAAAATGAATTCCAAGAAGTTGGAGTAATGCTTTTCTTCGTGGTGATACGGAAGCAAGAATAAAATTTTTTGAAAAATGAAGCACGACGTTTGTTGTACATAAAAAAAGCGATACGAAATGCATCGCTTTTCAATAGTATAATTATATTATCGAAACATCGCTTTGATACTTCCCCACGTTTTCCGAACGCCTGAAACAAAATGTGAAACTGAAATAGTTTCCGAATATTCAGGTTGGCGACCTTCTGAGAACAGTATTTTTATGCGATATTGGTATAATGTTTCTCCGCTTGATTTAAGCGCAGAATAATCTACAAACTCGTATTGAGAAGGCGTGTGTTTTGGACTGATAGAACCGATGTAAGTGAATACACCATTCGTTCCCGCTTTTTTTTCTATCTCAAATAATTCTACATTTGTTTCATTAATAGTAATCCATCGCAACAATACTTGCGAACCGTTACTAATTCCGCAAAACGAATTACCTTTGAGAACCGTTTCTGATAACAACGTTGAAGAGAATAAAAGAAAAGAAGTACATAATGAAACAATAATTTTATTCATAACAATTTCTCCGAAGTGTAAAAAAATTTTTGTGCGCGAGGTGGGACTTGAACCCACACAGCTTTCGCTATACGCCCCTCAAACGTACGTGTATGCCAGTTTCACCACTCGCGCAAACAGAAAAAATTTAACTGTTATATTCTCGTCAAATAAACGAATTATTTTACGTTATTGTTCATTGACGTGTGAGCCTGGGTGGGCTCGAACCACCGGCCCTCTGCTTAAAAGGCAGATGCTCTACCCCTGAGCTACAGGCTCAATTATCAAAAAAAATCGGTGAAAAGATACTAAAAGTTTCTGCTTCAAAAAACGGAAACAATTTTAAGTTTTGCCAAATAAATAATTAATCTTTTTTATCGAATTCTTCTACAAAAAATAATTTTTAGTTTATTTCTTCTATGGGTGTTGGCGCTTCGGTTGGAATCTTTTTCCTATACATTATTCCTAAAGGAATCAGCACACAATAACCAATAATCAAAAGCAATGGAGATAACACAAGCGGAGTAAATCCGTGTACATCACTTTTAGAAAGCAGAAAATATCCTGCCAAAATAAAAAGTAATCCGATACCCATTACAACAAAATTTATTGATTCAAAAGGCAAAATACTTTCAATTTTTGAATGTTTTTTGATTCGTTTTATTTTTATAGCCATACGTTTAAAAGTTTAATAGTACATAAAAAAACCTGGCGTTAGGGAGGGAACACCAGGCTTGACCGTATTCTTGAAACAGCAAGGGGAGAAACTGTTTCAAAGGTCGAGCAAAATATACGATTCGCAATGATTTAAATCAAGTTTTCAAAAAAAAATCTTTCAATTATTTTTGAGAAAATATTTTACCGCCTTCAAGTCGAAAAACACAACCGCCAAGAATGAAATGTTCATTATGCGTAACAATAACAAATGTTTGCTGAAATTTTTCATTCAGTTCTACAAATAATTCGCGTAACATTTCTGCGTTTGTAATATCCAAGTTCCCAGTCGGTTCGTCGGCAAAAATGATTTTCGGCTCGTTCATCAGTGCTCTCGCAATTGCAACACGCTGTTGTTCACCTCCCGAAAGTTCATTCGGCTTATGTACGAAACGCTCATGCAATCCGACTTCTTTCAACAAATATTCTGCACGGCTTTTTGCTTCGTTTGTTTTCATTCCAGCGATGAGTGCGGGAAGCATTACATTTTCCACCGCTGTAAATTCAGGAAGCAAATGATGAAATTGAAACACGAAACCGATTTCTTTGTTTCGAATTCGCACTAATTCTTCATCATATAGTTCAACGATATTTTTTTCACTAAAAAAAACACTTCCTTTATTTGGTTTTTCCAATGTGCCAAGTATGTGCAATAACGTACTTTTTCCCGAACCCGATGGTCCGACGATCGAAACAATTTCTCCAGAATATATTTCCAAAGAAATTTCTTTCAACACATGAATATATTGTTCTTCCTTTTCATTCACAATGAATACTTTGTGAACATCCTCTGCGCGAAGTAGAATTTTCTTCTCTATTCCCATCGAATTGCCTCCATTGGAACAACGCCGCTTGCACGCCGCGAAGGAATGTATGATGCAATTGCTGAAAGAAGCAACGAAGCAAATGATACAGTGAAGAAATCTACGAAGTGAATTTCAACGGGAATTGCAGGAATGATATATACCGTCGGGTCAAGCGGAAAAAGATGAAACTTATCTTGCAAAATTACAACGAGTAATCCAAGAATAATTCCGAACACTGTTCCAAAAATTCCAACGAACATTCCTTCGAGCATAAAAATTTTACGAATGGATTTTTTCTTTGCACCCATCGAAACAAGAACTCCGATGTCGCGTTTTTTTTCTAATACAGTCATTGAAAGTGAACCGAGTAAATTAAACGTTGCAACGGCGATGATACACGAAAGAATAATGTACGCGCTCCATCGCTCAATGTTCATTACGGAAAACAAATCTTTGTGCAAATCGTACCACGTTTCGATTTGAAGTGATGTGAGATTTTGGATGCGGGGTGTGAGTTGTTGTTTCACAAGTTCTGATTTTGAAATATCATTAAGGCGAATTTCGATTCCTTGAATATTTGTTGCGTGAAATAATTCTTTTGCTGCATCCATCGAAACGAAAGCAATCTGTCCATCAAATTCGGGATTCTTTGTTTCAAAAATTCCTGCAACACGAAATCGTTTTGCTTGCGGAATCAAACTTCGCAGCATCTCCCCCATTTCTTCTGGACTATAAATCGAAACATAATTTCCCACAATCAGGCCAAGTTTATCTGCAAGATTGAACCCGATTACAATATCAGAAATTGCGCCGGAATCCTTCGTTGAATATTTTCCAAGAACAATTTTCTGCCGAATGTCAATCGTGTTTTGAATTTCACTTTCGTTCACTCCTTTCAGCAACACGACTTGATTTCCTTCGCTTGATTGCACCAAAGCTTTCTTTGCAATGTACGGAGCGAATGATACTATTTCTTTTTGTTGTTGAAGATTATTTTTGATTTCATTGTAACTCTCGATTCCTTTTTTTCCTTTTCCTTCAATGCGAATGTGGGGGGAAAATCCAACAAGAACTTTTTGCACAACGCCGCTGAATCCATTAAACACGGAGAGAATAATTACCAATGCCGCAACACCGACAGTAATTCCCACGACAGAAATCATTGATATTATTCCTGCAAAATGTTTTTTCTTCTTTGCAGAAAAATATCTTCGCGCGATAAAAAATTCGTAACTCATCTATGAAAAACGCAAGGTATCAATAATATTTATTCTCGAAACTGCACGAGAAGGAATGAACGATGCGAGA encodes the following:
- a CDS encoding thymidine phosphorylase yields the protein MNPVEIIKKKREGIKLSRIELEFFIKNFLEGKIADYQMSAFLMATLLSGMDDEETTILTEQMLHSGVVVDLSEIPGVKVDKHSTGGVGDKVSLILAPMVAACGVPVPMISGRGLGHTGGTLDKLESIPGFNVNLSLAEYKNVISEIGLVMIGQTKEIAPADKRMYALRDVTATVESIPLISASIMSKKLAEGIDALVLDVKTGRGAFMQTFDNSV
- a CDS encoding NUDIX hydrolase, which codes for MTNLKLLNRKNIYNGVVFDIVKDECEYISSGTKTIREVAFHNGGAVVVPMLNDKKVILVKQFRYPLQQEIIELPAGKLFKNEEPLHCAKRELEEETGYVAKKWKHLTSIFTTPGFCSEQLHIFLAQDLHKAKGGRKLEEGEEGMELLVLPFDKVLKMIKQKKIVDGKTISGIMLAMLGFKDSSGRGIK
- a CDS encoding mechanosensitive ion channel family protein, whose protein sequence is MFIATILSNEYLLAAIIIAAGFIIGKIGKFLLTFIEKRFTSKSETTLDDKIVVLFKQKITSIFLLLGTYIAITELQGRFASDEELSRILHFVRNGFYVISLYVSSRIVLKILNALVEWYFDEQLQSDSGKISETVTPLFEKFLTIVVMLGSAMILLDNFGVNIGSLLVSLGVGSLAIALAAQETIANMIAGIVILVDRPFHVGDRIQMQSGEIGDIQQIGLRSTRILNIDKNIIVVPNAELVKNRIVNYSFPNEMMRAIVRVNVAYNADVQKVKSTLFELFSSHKNIVQEPKPDVCLIDFGNFGMTFECVGFVNEYQKRFETETQLREKIIEAFRREGIEIPTQQIVQVKN
- a CDS encoding 4a-hydroxytetrahydrobiopterin dehydratase is translated as MLLSQTQIQIELQKLSVWKLAENEITKQFVFKDFIQAIGFINQVAILAEKFDHHPDIDIRWNKVTLTLFTHSAGGLTEKDFILAKEIDKIVS
- a CDS encoding glutamate racemase, which translates into the protein MHDKSFLPIGVFDSGIGGLTVVHSLLNILPHENIIYFGDTARVPYGPKSPETVRCYAKQDAQFLVSQKVKIIVVACNTVSAVALDVVQKEANVPVVGVIIPGAKSAVHSTKKKRIGVIGTKATIASNAYTNAIRQLDDSIKVFGKSCPLFVPLAEEGFTEHKATEMLAKEYLFSFKQDKIDTLVLGCTHYPLLKNVIQNVLEDVTLIDSGVATAESVKLLLEEKGLRNTSKHKPNILFFVSDVPEKFSEVGERFLGMKMGKVRRAEGVF
- a CDS encoding T9SS type A sorting domain-containing protein, which produces MKSINNILVLLLLFFFTISSVSVTLSNEKFSSRKKPALVVKKKNVKGIRRFSFEQKYSYGTNQKKIIKSYYLEDFESQNFPPTGWSISNPDSDITWLLSTEASAFGVGIASTFMNFYDYDASTETDTLFTPILTGLQNGDSLKFNIAYARYGQFSDSLFVLLSTNGGNTFSRIYKKGGDSLKTAVTDDYFIPGPAQWRTEKLVLPSTVANNNVLIAFVGYNDFGNNLFLDNIKIGKQPLADVSVTSVRLFPEPYLINVPISVQTKLMWGGTGTPPQTIGLVYKLNAVPEFQNDGQFQNFNAFWSGNPPTATLTFVTPFSPNSIGEKTMYVRSFYLPDSTVNNDVGFKKFTVTKKITSFPYADSFEDSLSAWSTASFSLSNSWTRGNPNKEFITKAYSGKKCWVTDTLGTYRELENSFILSPVFDFSSLSETPIVSFFHNYQTEGGYDGAVLEYSIDGINFSTLGLFNNTSAVHWYDVEDSVAFIGDGNWGYSSSDYDFEDSGWVQSSFKLDDLVLQPSVRFRFRFGSDESETEEGWAIDDFRITFSAMVSGTVFNDKNGNAYRDSNETGIANWKVYQFGPHFNVDMEYDIDSTMTDSLGNYVFQNILPGIVTIQEEENVHWSQTFPPLNEDNERIHVLRTLGNDTLKGKNFGNVRFSHISGMKFHDANANGIKDSNENGLSGWKIVLRKLTADTVLTDSLGNFYFDNLKPGVYRLSEIPQDGWIQTVPPTKEYIIQISIGQHRENMLFGNTEASSISGIKWNDENSNGVRDSNEIGIEHWKFVVTGTANDTVETNANGIYKFNNLLSGVYQINEVKKDGWIQSYPEGNGAYEIVLPNKTDTTGFNFGNFQLATISGTLYEDRNQDGILDSTEKTPIKNIRIALSGTMADTVTSDSVGRFLFYGLESGTYTISPLVSNEWEVTYPSSGNYTLQLSSGQHLVENIFGLFKYGKVMGKVFHDLNANAQFDNDEPFLSSWQLTIVGAKNDSTFSDSSGYFSFEQLHAGNYTLKVLRPNNWYHSLPSSGLYVLSIKSGSVIEGKNFGNFKKGNITGITFHDFNGNGNIDTSDAPLFGWKVKITGPELDSMFTDVNGQYIFSSLRPGNYVVSEFVKTGWLQTFPVGSGGHNITLISGDSLYSRNFGNAFPCQLSGYSFVDYNGNGMRDSGDNGISQRIIRLSGTATYTLLSNQSGNFQFINLSPGQYFLRQEQEDEWIQTLPPPPGLYALNLFSGTVDSGKDFGNFQLGKIIGRKFNDFNGNGTYDEGEPFLPNWKIRLNGTKTDSLLTDAEGWFMFNGLFHGEYIVSEQQQSGWTQTYPTSPGTYTIQILSGTIVDTVYFGNRLTTSVTEIEGIPTTFALHQNFPNPFNPTTNIQFDIPNLAHVSICIYDVLGEKIATVIEKKLSAGKYTLEFNAASIKSGVYFYRMVAVSESGENFSSLKKMILLK
- a CDS encoding cobalamin B12-binding domain-containing protein — translated: MKKKIRVLIAKVGLDGHDRGAKVVAAALRDAGMEVIYSGLRKTPEMIVEAALQEDVDVIGISILSGAHMTVFPRIKKLMDEKKMDNVLLFGGGIIPQQDILKLTEIGCGKIFTPGTTTDEIVQYVKHWITTHHRD
- a CDS encoding septum formation inhibitor Maf, which codes for MHFVSLFLCTTNVVLHFSKNFILASVSPRRKALLQLLGIHFSVCNSETEEKIISQLTPQENVQLLSLQKAKNVAQKNSQAIILGADTIVCLNGKTFGKPKSSVEAKQMLSELSGNTHTVYTGFTILDTPSYRTHTSFEATEVTFRKITNDEIEFYVTKIQPFDKAGAYGIQDDIGAVFIEKINGDFYNVVGLPLCKVFLALQQFSIS